Genomic DNA from Bacillus sp. Marseille-P3661:
TGCTTTCGTGCATCATCTGTACGTGAACGAATATTTTCTCCTTCAATTTGTCCAAACATTCCATAGAATGCCTCTAGAGCCAGCTTATTTCTAAATGGTGGTTCATTACTAGCGGTGTAGATGACTTCCACACCATGTTTAATAAAGATTTTTGTTATATCTACGAATTCATAAAAGTTTCTAGCAAACCGATCACGTTTATATCCAATTACTGTCTTAACCTTGCCTTCTTGAATTAAACGAATTAATTCCATTAACTTTGGTCTTTGGCTCATTTTTAGTTTTGTCGCTGAAACGTCATAATCAGATAAATATATAATAAAATCTTCATTTCCAGCTAAATCATGTGATTCGAGATATCTTCTCGCTGCAGCATCTTGCAGTTCAAGGCTTTGCGCAGCTGAACTAACACGTTTATAAACCACAATTAATTGTTGTTCCTTCATAAAAATTTCCTTTCTCATTATTATTTTCTACTAATCAGTAAAGCACGAAGTCTATAATCATTTTTTGCAATATGATCAAGAAGTGCTTTCTCAATAAACCTTCTGAACCATAGTTCAGATTCTGATGTTAGCTCTTCCGAGTAACTGACTTTTACAATTCTGCATGGTTTTTTCACACTATCCCCTCCAGTCTATTTTTTGTAATCATCTTTGACTGAAGGGGAATTATTTATACGTTACTCGGTCTTTGCTAATTTTCTTTGTTCTATATCTATATCAAGCGATAACTGAACACCATCGGTTCGCTTGGTTCTTTGATTCTTTCTTGGCTTAATAATCACTTTGGTTTCATATCCGGGAATTTGCAGCTTCTTTATGATTTTGTTCATTCCTTAGTTCCTGTAGGTGGAAGAACAAAAGAATAATAGTTTTAGAGATTTCAACATCTTCACAGTGGGCAAGACATTGTTTATACCAATCTGTACTAGAGTTTTTCTTGTTCTCCACTGAGGGAGTCCTCCTTTCTGGTTAGAAATAAATGCTATTGGCCTCAAGCGTTAATCATCTTAACTTTAAGAAATTAATATTCTTATAGGTGAAAAGAACTATTTGCATTTAGTTGATAAGAATTGATAAATTAATTGGGCTACTACGTTTAAGTTGGTCATTGGAACTCTGGTGGGCTGATTGCCATATAGTTATTAAAGTTTTCTTGGTTATTTTGATGTATAATTAATATTGGAAATATCATGGAAATAGAAACATTGGTTGGGAAGGATTTCCTAATTCATATAATTAATTTATTTGTAGAAGATGGAAGACAGGGGGATTTATTTTTATGGCTATAAAGAAACAGGTTAAAGAAAAGAGTATGGAGGAAACATTATGGGATTCCGCCAATAAATTACGCGGATCCGTTGAGGCTTCAGAATATAAACACGTTGTTTTAGGATTAATCTTTTTGAAATTTGCTAGTGATAAATTTGAAGAGCGAAAAGCGGAGTTAATAGATGAGGGTAAAGAAAAATATGTTGATATGGTTGAGTTTTACACCATGAAAAATGTATTCTATCTGCCTGAAATTTCGCGATGGAGTTACTTAGTAGAGAACGCAAAACAAGAAGATATTGCATTAAAAATTGATACAGCACTTTTTACAGTTGAGAAAAATAACCCATCGCTTAAAGGTGCTTTACCTGATAATTATTATTCTCGTTTAAATTTTGATGTAAATAAATTAGCATCCTTAATAGATACGATTAATAACATCAATACGCTTAAAGACAAGCAACAAGATATTGTAGGTCGGATTTATGAATACTTCCTTAGTAAATTCGCATTAGCAGAAGGAAAAGGTAAAGGAGAATTCTACACTCCGAAAAGTATTGTAAATCTTATTGCAGAAATGCTTGAACCATTTAAAGGTAAAATTTATGACCCTGCTTGTGGTTCAGGGGGTATGTTTGTTCAATCAGTAAAGTTTATTGAATCACATCAGGGAAATAAGAAAGATATATCGATTTACGGACAGGAGTATACAAATACAACCTACAAACTAGCAAAGATGAACCTAGCTATAAGAGGAATTTCGGCTAATCTAGGTGAAACGGCTGCAGACACTTTCTTTAATGACCAACATAAGGATTTGAAGGCAGATTTCATTATGGCAAATCCTCCATTTAATCAGAAGCAATGGAGGGCTGAAAATGAGTTAACAGATGACCCACGTTGGGCAGGATACGAAGTGCCACCTAGAGGAAACGCAAACTATGCTTGGATTTTAAATATTGTTTCTAAACTATCTGAGAATGGTGTAGCTGGATTTTTATTAGCAAATGGTGCGTTGAGCGGTGGTGGTGACGAGTATAAAATACGTAAGAAGATGATTGAAAATGATTTAGTGGAAGCCATTGTCGTATTACCTCGGAACCTTTTTTATACTACTGATATAAGTGTTACACTTTGGATCCTAAATAAAAATAAAAAAGCTCGGACAGTTGAACAAAATGGTAGGTTGAAAAAATATCGCAATCGTTCCAATGAAATTCTATTTATGGATTTAAGACAAATGGGTATTCCATTCGAGAAAAAATATGTTCAATTTTCTGATGAAGATATCAAAAAAGTAGCAACAATCTATCATAATTGGCAACAAATTAATTTTGAAGATACTTATCAAAATATCGGAGAATTATGCTACAGTGCAACACTAGAAGAAGTAGAGAAGAAGGACTTTTCCCTAGTACCAAGTAAATATATAGAGTTCATCAACCGAGATGAGAATCTAGATTTTGATGAGAAAATGACAGTACTACAATCTGAGTTTACTGAATTACTTAAAGCTGAAGAACAATCTAAAGTTGATTTACTTAGCGTATTTAAGGAGTTAGGATATGAAATCAAATTATAAACGTTTAGGTCCGTATATTCGGCAAGTTGATATAAGAAATAAAGATGATAAAAGAGATAATCTTCTTGGTGTATCTGTAACGAAAGAATTCATTAAATCGATTGCTAATACTGTAGGAACAGATTTCACAAAATATAAAGTGGTGAAGAAAAATCAATTCACATATATCCCTGACACTTCACGAAGAGGCGATAAAATAGCAGTGGCTTTACTTGAAAAAGAAGAAGAGGGATTAGTATCACAAGCATATACAGTTTTTGAAGTTACTGATAGTGATAGATTATTACCAGAATATTTAATGATGTGGTTTAGGCGGCCTGAATTTGATAGATACGCAAGGTTTATTTCTCATGGTAGTGTTCGTGAAATTTTTAGTTGGGAAGATTTATGTGAAATAAAGTTACCTATACCATCGATTAAAATGCAAGAAGAAACTGTGAATCAATATAATGTAATACAAGATAGAATAAATCAAAATAATATCATAATTCGAAAGACAGAAGAAACTGCACATGCTATTTATAAGCAATGGTTTGTTGACTTTGAATTCCCTAATGAGAACGGGGAACCATATAAATCTAGTGGTGGCGAGATGGAGTTTATTGATGGATTAGATATGGAGATACCAAAAGGGTGGAGAGTTGGAACAATTGGTGAAATTCTGACCCCAAAAGGATATATAAGAGGTCCATTTGGCTCAGCGTTAAAAAAAGATGAAATGGTAGAGCTGGGAGTACCTGTTTATGAGCAACAACATGCAATATATAATCATAGGGAGTTTAGATATTTTATAACTGAAGAAAAATATAAGAGTTTAAAGAGATTTGCAGTAAAAAAGGACGATTTTGTAATTTCATGTTCAGGAACATTAGGCAAAGTTACTGTAATAAAAGAAGATGATCCTATCGGGATCATAAACCAAGCATTATTAATACTAAGAGTAGACCCAAATAAATTAGCTCCAATTTGCTTTAAGTACTTTATAACCTCAAAAGAAGGTAACGCTAAGTTAATTGCTGATGCAGGAGGAAGCGCTCAAGTGAACATTGCTAAACGGGAGGAAGTTGAATCTATACCAATAGTAATACCGGATTTAAAACAGCAAAATATCGTATCGAAGCTCCTTTCAACATGTGATTATTACATTAATATTAAGCTTAAAGAAAATGATTTATTAGAGAAGTCTAAAGAAATATTCCTCACAAAAGTTACAACGGTAGGAGGATAATTATGAATTTTACAGAAGGATCTCTAGAAAAGGCTGTAATTGAGCTTTTTAAAGATGAAAACTACCAACATGAAAATGGAACACTTATCCATAAGGAGATAAGTGATGTACTTCTTCGTGATGATTTAAAGGCATTTTTATTCAATCGTTATTCTAACGATGATATTACCCTGAATGAGATAGACAGTATTATTCGGCAAATGGAAGTGCTACCTACATCAACTTTGTACGAAAGCAATAAAGCTATTATCAAAATGATTTCTGATGGTTTTATTCTGAAACGAGAGGACCGAAGCAAAAAGGATTTATTTATTCAATTAATAGATTTCGATACTGATAATATCGACAACAATATATTTAGAATAGTGAACCAATTGGAAATACAAGGATATGAAAAACGTATTCCCGATGCAATTGTTTACGTTAACGGTTTACCACTAGTAGTAATAGAGTTTAAAAGTGCTGTTAAAGAAAATACGACAATAAAGGATGCCTATACTCAGCTTACTGTTCGTTACCAGAGGGATATTCCTGAACTTTTTAAGTATAATGCATTTTGTGTTATTAGTGATGGAGTAAATAATAAGGCTGGTTCGTTATTTGCTCCCTATGATTTCTTTTATGCATGGCGAAAAATAGAAGGTAATGAATCGTTTGAAAAGGATGGCATTGATTCACTTTACTCAATGGTGAAGGGTCTATTTAACCAAAAACGTTTCCTAGAAGTGGTACGTCATTTTATTTACTTCCCTGATACGAGCAATAAAAAAGAGAAAATTGTTCCTCGTTATCCGCAATATTATGCGGCAACAAAATTATTGAAAAGTATTAAGAGAAACATGAGGCCGCAAGGTTCTGGTAAGGGTGGTACGTATTTTGGAGCGACAGGTTCTGGTAAGAGTTATACCATGCTATATCTTACAAGACTTTTAATGAGAGATAAAGACCTACAAAGCCCAACTGTTGTCTTGATATCAGATAGAACTGATTTAGATGATCAACTTGCGGGGCAATTTACAAATGCTAAGTACTTTATTGGTGATGATCAAGTCATAAGTGTGGAAAGTCGGGAAGATTTAAAGGTTTACCTACAAAATAGAAAAAGTGGCGGCGTATTCTTAACTACTATTCAGAAGTTTAATGAAGATGTTGATTTGCTAACTTATAGAAACAATGTTATTTGTATTTCGGACGAAGCCCATCGTTCACAAACAAATCTTGACCAAAAAATAAAAATTACTAAAGATGGTGTCGAGAAAAAATATGGTTTTGCCAAGCATTTACACAATTCTCTGCCGAATGCAACTTATGTTGGTTTTACCGGAACACCGGTGGATGCAACCATAGATGTATTTGGGGAAGTAGAAGATGCTTACACAATGATCGAAGCTGTATACGATGAAATAACTGTACGGATTGTTTATGAGGGAAGAGCTGCTAAAGTAAATCTAAATGAAACAAAATTACATGAAATCGAAGAGTACTATAAAGTGTGCGAGACTGCTGGAGCTAATGAATATCAGATCGATGAAAGTAAAAGAGCAGTAACCCAAATGGAAGTTATTCTTGGTGATCCTAAACGGTTAAAATTAGTGGCTGAAGATTTTGTAGAGCATTATGAAAAGAGAATTGAAGAAGGTGCAACAGTAAAAGGTAAGGCAATGTTTGTCGCTGCCAATCGACATATTGCCTATGACTTGTATAAGGAAATTATTGCACTACGTCCAGAGTGGGCAGAAGTTAGAGTCTGTGACGAAGGTATAGAGCTTTCTGATAAAGAAAAAAAAGAAATTAAACCAATGGAAAAAATTAAAATGGTCATGACTCGTAATAAAGATGACAGTAAAGAACTGTATGACCTGTTAGGTACGAAAGAATATCGTAAAGAGTTAGATAGGCAATTTAAAAATGAAAAATCAAACTTCAAAATAGCCATCGTTGTTGATATGTGGCTAACGGGATTTGATGTACCATCACTTGATACCATATATATTGATAAACCAATTCAGCAGCACACCCTGATTCAGACGATTTCACGAGTAAACCGTGTCTATGAAGGTAAAGAAACAGGATTAGTTGTCGATTATTTTGGAATAAAGAGCAATTTAAATGTAGCAATGAAAAAATATGGAGTTGTAGAGGGAGAAAATTTTGATGGTATTGATAAGGCAGTCGTTATTGTAAAGGACCAGCTAGATCTATTAGCAAAAATCTTTTATAAATTTGATAATACTGCTTACTTTCAAGGAACCCCATTGCAACAGTTACAGTGCTTAAATCTAGCGGCAGAATTTGTACAACAAACGGAGCAATTAGAAAAACGCTTTATGTCAATAACGAAGAAACTTCGCTCTGCCTACAATTTATGTGTGTCTAGTGAAGATATAAGTCAATTAGAAAGAGATTATATTCACTATTACCTAGCTATAAGGTCCATCATCCATAAACTAACAAAAGGTGATGCTCCGGATACTGCCCAAATGAATGAAAAAGTAAGGCAGATGATGGAAGAAGCGTTAATAAGTGAAGGCGTGGAAGAAGTATTCAAACTTGATAAAAATGATCCGAAAAATAATGCAGACTTATTTAGTGATGAATACTTGGCTAAGATCAATAAAATTAAACTACCAAACACTAAAATTAAGCTTCTACAAAAACTATTGTCAAAAGCAATTGAGGAATTTAAGAAAACCAATAAAATTCAGGGTGTTGACTTTTCAAAGAGATTTAAGAAATTGGTTGAACAATATAATGAAAGAAAAGATTTCCAAGCTTTGCAAAGTGATGTTTTGGATGATGTTGCGGAACAATTCGCTGATTTGTTCGCAGAATTAATGAAAGAGCGCGACTCTTTCAAGGAATTAGGAATTGATTATGAGGAAAAGGCCTTCTACGATATTCTCAAAGCAATTTCCGAGAAACATGAATTTGATTACCCGCACGAGAAACTTATTAAACTATCACAAGAAATAAAGGCAATCATCGCGGACAAGGCTAGATACACAGACTGGTCCAGTAGAGATGATATTAAGGCAGAGCTAA
This window encodes:
- a CDS encoding type I restriction-modification system subunit M; the encoded protein is MAIKKQVKEKSMEETLWDSANKLRGSVEASEYKHVVLGLIFLKFASDKFEERKAELIDEGKEKYVDMVEFYTMKNVFYLPEISRWSYLVENAKQEDIALKIDTALFTVEKNNPSLKGALPDNYYSRLNFDVNKLASLIDTINNINTLKDKQQDIVGRIYEYFLSKFALAEGKGKGEFYTPKSIVNLIAEMLEPFKGKIYDPACGSGGMFVQSVKFIESHQGNKKDISIYGQEYTNTTYKLAKMNLAIRGISANLGETAADTFFNDQHKDLKADFIMANPPFNQKQWRAENELTDDPRWAGYEVPPRGNANYAWILNIVSKLSENGVAGFLLANGALSGGGDEYKIRKKMIENDLVEAIVVLPRNLFYTTDISVTLWILNKNKKARTVEQNGRLKKYRNRSNEILFMDLRQMGIPFEKKYVQFSDEDIKKVATIYHNWQQINFEDTYQNIGELCYSATLEEVEKKDFSLVPSKYIEFINRDENLDFDEKMTVLQSEFTELLKAEEQSKVDLLSVFKELGYEIKL
- a CDS encoding type I restriction endonuclease subunit R — protein: MNFTEGSLEKAVIELFKDENYQHENGTLIHKEISDVLLRDDLKAFLFNRYSNDDITLNEIDSIIRQMEVLPTSTLYESNKAIIKMISDGFILKREDRSKKDLFIQLIDFDTDNIDNNIFRIVNQLEIQGYEKRIPDAIVYVNGLPLVVIEFKSAVKENTTIKDAYTQLTVRYQRDIPELFKYNAFCVISDGVNNKAGSLFAPYDFFYAWRKIEGNESFEKDGIDSLYSMVKGLFNQKRFLEVVRHFIYFPDTSNKKEKIVPRYPQYYAATKLLKSIKRNMRPQGSGKGGTYFGATGSGKSYTMLYLTRLLMRDKDLQSPTVVLISDRTDLDDQLAGQFTNAKYFIGDDQVISVESREDLKVYLQNRKSGGVFLTTIQKFNEDVDLLTYRNNVICISDEAHRSQTNLDQKIKITKDGVEKKYGFAKHLHNSLPNATYVGFTGTPVDATIDVFGEVEDAYTMIEAVYDEITVRIVYEGRAAKVNLNETKLHEIEEYYKVCETAGANEYQIDESKRAVTQMEVILGDPKRLKLVAEDFVEHYEKRIEEGATVKGKAMFVAANRHIAYDLYKEIIALRPEWAEVRVCDEGIELSDKEKKEIKPMEKIKMVMTRNKDDSKELYDLLGTKEYRKELDRQFKNEKSNFKIAIVVDMWLTGFDVPSLDTIYIDKPIQQHTLIQTISRVNRVYEGKETGLVVDYFGIKSNLNVAMKKYGVVEGENFDGIDKAVVIVKDQLDLLAKIFYKFDNTAYFQGTPLQQLQCLNLAAEFVQQTEQLEKRFMSITKKLRSAYNLCVSSEDISQLERDYIHYYLAIRSIIHKLTKGDAPDTAQMNEKVRQMMEEALISEGVEEVFKLDKNDPKNNADLFSDEYLAKINKIKLPNTKIKLLQKLLSKAIEEFKKTNKIQGVDFSKRFKKLVEQYNERKDFQALQSDVLDDVAEQFADLFAELMKERDSFKELGIDYEEKAFYDILKAISEKHEFDYPHEKLIKLSQEIKAIIADKARYTDWSSRDDIKAELKVDLILTLAENDYPPVPKDEIFKEIFEQAENFKKYRA
- a CDS encoding restriction endonuclease subunit S, whose translation is MKSNYKRLGPYIRQVDIRNKDDKRDNLLGVSVTKEFIKSIANTVGTDFTKYKVVKKNQFTYIPDTSRRGDKIAVALLEKEEEGLVSQAYTVFEVTDSDRLLPEYLMMWFRRPEFDRYARFISHGSVREIFSWEDLCEIKLPIPSIKMQEETVNQYNVIQDRINQNNIIIRKTEETAHAIYKQWFVDFEFPNENGEPYKSSGGEMEFIDGLDMEIPKGWRVGTIGEILTPKGYIRGPFGSALKKDEMVELGVPVYEQQHAIYNHREFRYFITEEKYKSLKRFAVKKDDFVISCSGTLGKVTVIKEDDPIGIINQALLILRVDPNKLAPICFKYFITSKEGNAKLIADAGGSAQVNIAKREEVESIPIVIPDLKQQNIVSKLLSTCDYYINIKLKENDLLEKSKEIFLTKVTTVGG